One Diospyros lotus cultivar Yz01 chromosome 1, ASM1463336v1, whole genome shotgun sequence genomic window carries:
- the LOC127809639 gene encoding uncharacterized protein LOC127809639 has translation MPREGSSSQNLLTPENNNNFSLSEACAEQSSLFKGAKLVECCSKDCNNSNNSHSDEQPIDAGSESDQKPKDEFSQPDFTHQDCDDDECYAEILKDDIVDLGKSLLPRTPDLIPVVADKSEDESWSQQQEQTIPPDVLPFQSQKHTLPIHSRARNRSLQTRSSYQNI, from the exons ATGCCAAGAGAGGGTTCTTCCAGTCAAAATCTTTTAACACCTGagaacaataataattttagtttatCTGAAGCGTGTGCTGAACAGTCGAGCTTGTTTAAAGGAGCCAAGTTAGTTGAATGTTGCTCAAAGGACTGTAACAACAGTAATAATTCTCACTCAGATGAACAGCCGATTGATGCTGGATCCGAGTCTGATCAGAAACCGAAGGACGAGTTTTCTCAACCTGACTTTACCCACCAG GATTGTGATGACGATGAGTGCTATGCCGAGATACTAAAAGATGATATTGTCGACCTGGGCAAATCTTTACTACCGCGAACTCCTGATCTCATACCAGTGGTGGCTGACAAGTCCGAGGATGAGAGCTGGTCTCAACAGCAAGAGCAAACAATTCCACCAGATGTTCTTCCTTTCCAAAGCCAGAAACATACCTTGCCGATTCACTCGAGGGCGAGGAATCGATCTCTCCAAACTCGGAGCAGTTACCAAAATATATGA
- the LOC127811646 gene encoding protein FAR1-RELATED SEQUENCE 5-like codes for MVAGRRTTVVAEGEQRSWLEDEPGRLNGNEIFEIEDDELLGESDNVRIMDDVNTLDDELLGEDGPIVPKVGMKFKDENAVLGFYKSYAYDIGFPVRKRNSKKGDDGVVKLEVNDVAGIPLYKSFNSAVVEAGGNKQMTCVEKDCRNYIEKVRLLRLGEGDVVAIQAYFSRMQIQYPGFYFSIDLDEEARLKNVFWADNRCKEAYKEFGDVVTFDTTYLTNKYDMPFAPFVGMNHHGQSRLLGCGLVSNEDIEIWCLWHILKKLPEKFGNHVHKGSIHSAIHEVVYESQTLEEFEQGWASMINIYTLHEYEWLSGLYTERNRWVPCFLKTSFWAGMSTMQRSESMSAFFDGYVNLRTSLKQFVEQYERALKSQVEKEFHADFRSFSQIVPCASMYEMEKQLQSVYTISKFRECQEEFTGMMYCQVIYTDEGLMETTYDVQEVVMFDGWRKKKIFRVSFQREDCHIVCSCHLFEFKGILCRHAILILVRNDVTTLPEMYILRGWRKDVRRAHSRVAVNYDGWVKTPEQRRYDEMRKAFDKVADLIANSESRTQTVMEWIEFQLNDLSKTGTSYGSNLPSQQNVEVASGSAVQENTGSVNIQDPNCARRKGAPRKNRIKGALERTSKKSKVVSKTTKRTNLSQTASQEGPVIIQPSQQSNFTMITLLTFSQ; via the exons ATGGTGGCTGGAAGACGAACAACAGTGGTGGCTGAGGGCGAACAACGATCGTGGCTGGAGGACGAACCAGGAAGATTGAATG gaaatgaaatatttgaaattgaagaTGATGAACTTTTGGGAGAATCTGATAATGTGAGAATAATGGATGATGTGAACACATTGGATGATGAATTGTTAGGAGAAGATGGTCCTATTGTGCCTAAGGTTGGGATGAAGTTCAAAGATGAGAATGCAGTATTGGGTTTTTACAAATCATATGCTTATGATATAGGCTTTCCAGTTAGGAAAAGGAATTCGAAAAAGGGTGACGATGGGGTTGTAAA ACTTGAAGTAAATGATGTTGCTGGGATTCCATTGTACAAAAGTTTTAATTCAGCAGTTGTTGAGGCAGGGGGAAATAAGCAGATGACTTGTGTGGAAAAAGATTGTAGAAACTACATTGAAAAAGTTAGGCTGTTAAGACTCGGGGAAGGAGATGTTGTTGCAATACAGGCATACTTCTCGAGAATGCAAATTCAATACCCTGGTTTTTATTTCAGTATTGATTTGGATGAGGAGGCTCGATTGAAGAACGTGTTCTGGGCCGATAATAGGTGTAAGGAAGCCTACAAGGAGTTCGGTGATGTTGTCACTTTTGATACCACATATCTCACGAATAAGTATGACATGCCATTCGCCCCTTTTGTTGGCATGAATCATCATGGCCAATCGAGATTGCTTGGATGTGGTTTAGTGTCAAATGAGGATATCGAGAT ATGGTGTTTGTGGcatattttgaaaaagttaCCAGAAAAATTTGGGAACCATGTTCATAAGGGTTCTATACATTCAGCAATTCATGAAGTGGTATATGAATCCCAAACTCTTGAAGAATTTGAACAGGGTTGGGCTTCAATGATTAATATCTACACATTGCATGAGTACGAGTGGTTGTCAGGACTTTATACAGAAAGAAACCGTTGGGTTCCATGTTTTTTGAAGACAAGTTTCTGGGCAGGGATGTCGACAATGCAAAGAAGTGAGAGTATGAGTGCGTTTTTTGATGGGTATGTTAATTTGAGGACTTCGTTGAAACAATTTGTTGAACAGTATGAGCGAGCATTGAAAAGTCAAGTGGAGAAAGAGTTTCACGCAGATTTTAGATCCTTTTCTCAAATAGTCCCTTGTGCATCAATGTATGAAATGGAGAAGCAACTTCAGTCTGTCTACACAATATCAAAATTCAGGGAATGTCAAGAAGAGTTCACTGGAATGATGTATTGTCAGGTTATCTATACCGATGAGGGTTTAATGGAGACGACATACGACGTTCAAGAGGTTGTCATGTTTGACggatggaggaagaagaaaatatttagaGTTTCGTTTCAGAGAGAGGACTGTCATATAGTTTGCAGCTGTCACTTATTTGAATTCAAGGGAATACTATGTAGACATGCTATATTAATTTTGGTACGCAACGATGTCACTACGCTTCCTGAGATGTACATCTTGAGGGGATGGCGGAAAGATGTGAGAAGAGCCCATTCGAGGGTCGCAGTCAACTACGATGGTTGGGTCAAGACTCCCGAACAAAGAAGATACGATGAAATGCGTAAAGCATTTGACAAGGTCGCAGACTTGATAGCAAATAGTGAATCACGAACTCAGACGGTTATGGAGTGGATTGAATTTCAATTGAATGACTTATCAAAAACAGGAACAAGTTATGGGAGTAATCTCCCTTCCCAACAAAATGTTGAAGTTGCATCCGGAAGTGCAGTACAAGAAAATACTGGCAGTGTGAACATTCAAGATCCGAATTGTGCTCGTCGCAAGGGAGCACCAAGGAAAAATCGAATAAAAGGCGCATTAGAACGTACTTCGAAGAAATCTAAG GTTGTTTCAAAAACAACGAAACGCACAAACTTGAGCCAAACTGCATCACAAGAGGGACCGGTCATCATCCAGCCATCACAACAGTCAAATTTTACCATGATCACTCTGCTCACGTTTTCACAATAG